The following nucleotide sequence is from Dromaius novaehollandiae isolate bDroNov1 chromosome Z, bDroNov1.hap1, whole genome shotgun sequence.
gagctgttggtgtgcgtgggtgtcccagtgcgcggggatggtttcattgctgagagtggtgaagaggtgctgGAGGATGCGGAGGACGGCGGTGGCGGCTTGTTGTGGggcgtggattgccaggagggtgttggggaaggagaaaggctcgATGTGttgggcgcagggctgcggcgggctgggagccatgtcgttgaggagctggaggctgtgccagttgaaggtgctctgttgggtgcggaggttggcgcagccgagggcagtggcgagagcgggcaggaggagcaggagcacgggggtgccatgccacaggcaggggtgttgtgttgcaggcgcaggcatggtggtgtgtttggtggtgcggtgcaggaggcttgtcagccttggtggtgttggcgagcggtgtgcttgaggctgtgctgtgtgcctatctttatttggtgcggcatctttcccttttccgttttctagttgtgaggaatttcctgctctcgttttcggttttggttgttggctttggtggcttttgcggtgtttgcggaagtgcgcttgtgggtccgcggtgccttggagggcggtggtggtgcttgtgtggtgctgtggttggtgttttgggggccggcgtgtttgtggtgtgtgggggaggtctggctgttgccttgttgtgtttgcatgggggatgtgaaagtgcccatggtggaggcctttggggcagctgtgctggtgggggtgtgttggggtgtttccctttcgccttgccggtgtggtgtggtggctgcttagtgcgtttgaatttccctgcctccccagctctgttttcttgatgtaatgtcctcgcattcgttgtgttgcttttgctttcaggctgccggttctttttgttttcctgttagcgtgtgagtgctcttcgtgctctgggagtgttgccgtgtgccgtattttgggggagcgttgggaggcgtgtggtgcagcctggtgcggcgggcaggttgttgtagaggaggtggctcagggcctcgtgcagttgcactttacgtatctgcagagatggagattcgcacagccttcccaactcatgttgcggcgctctttcccctttcttgtgaaggtgatagtagttttttttcttcctcttgtttttgcctttcccgtgttcggacttgtgccctcaactctcatgctgtctgtttttgtgtcggagaagagtctggctcagtcgttggtgcgtgcttgcgtgaggtgtctgaagggagcagtaaggtctgccgtggccaggcttaggggagacttgtggttagcagggacgtcaggaggtgttcagcgtgccctggggctcgcttgtgcttccgagggctcttgctgtgtccccgaatgtatgtggtgccgtgtgtttcccttccttgctctgcggctgcatgcggtgtgccgttttgcgtttgtccttctgcatgtcGTTGTAGGGATGGCGAGGTGGTGGAAGTGCATGGCCGTTGTGGCCCTGCCAGCGAGCAAGGAGCGCGGTGTCCTTCGACCACGCAGTGTTTGACGTGCggggggagtgcagagcaggcttagctttggggttgtgctggcctggcttagttgtggggtgggggagggaagcagctagggcagagggaggcttttgggttagtggtggccctggtgtttggagggcgatggaagagctggtgcctgggcagccctcttGGCGTGGTCCGCTGCTGTtgcgctgctctgtgcttgctgggtAGGAGAGGCCCTCGTTGTAGGCGcgggtggtggtgtttgggggatgttgctttttgcttgctgaggacgtgctgggatgaagaaaggcagcactagcgtgctctgtgctgcgaggcaggtgcccagttggccccgtggttgctggtgtgtgagctgtggcgtgagtgggagaggcctggaggggccctgctgcttgtagctgtggaggcgctgctgggtgccctgctgctgttttgtgtggcctttggggctcttcctgggggacctGGTAGCCCCAGGGTGCCGCTGCTTGTGTAAACGCCACTGCAGGCTTTGATGGGTGCCCTGGTGGCTTCTTGGGGGCGAGCCTTGTGGGTGGTGTGGCGTGGCGGAAAGCTTTGTGTGTCGGCGAGAGGTTTGGTTGTGATGGAGGGGTGGTTTGTGGGTGTggggtgtaagtgtgtgtgggtgtggtgccttgtgtctgggagagggttgggaagggagcgggagtgtgttgggaggtgaggagagcttggggcaggcggtgttgaggtggtgagttgtggaggctgcgggatggttgttgggcaagggcaggagcagtgaaggagcgGAAGGAGCAGAGCCTTGCGCTGTGGCCCGTGTTGGGTGGGGTGGGCGGGGTGGGCTTGAGGCGTGAGAGCCGCGTGGCTCGGCAGGCCCCGGGTTGGTTTGTGTTGGGAACCGTGTTGCGGGACGGGCGTGACGTTGAGCATGTGGGTGCAGGCCCCCGTGAGcgtgtggcttcagtgggagagccctgggggcttggagggctgcggtggcatgtaggggtgagggtgaagctgttcgcagccctctcgcaggcttgtagtagtgggctgggcactgttTTGCGGGGCCTGCAGTCTCGGGTTGTCGCCTTTGATGTGAAGAGCCGTGGCCCTTGGAGTGTTCCCCCTCCTGCCCCTGGAAGGGTGGTCTTTGCTCGGCCTGCCTGCTTGGTGGCCAGGTCTTGCTGTGGGgttgtgctcaaggggctttgggggcctgtgctcaaggggctttgggggcctctgctcatggcagcacagagcaggcggagcgggctgttggtgagggagagaggcttgcagagagtgggctgcaggagggagggtccttcctgcctgcatttgtgggtcttgccttttcccacgtagtttattcctgatgaccaccttttatttttaccaaaggtctttatttccatagaaagaataaatacaaaataaataaataaataaataaataaaatgtgttaatagatagtgaggggcgggtgagagtctttagcagttgggcttgggacctttgtgtccatcagaggaggtcgcagtgcagaagggatgtcgaacgcgctgggtaataactgctggcccttctgcgctagcttcgctgctgtgccttgatgtgaggcgcgtctgtgccttgctctagcttcctttgcatggaagttgagggcgtggggagcgcagggtggtgtgggtgtgcgggctgtgccgcagcctggctcccgcgtggtggtggtgctgctgggttcagcgctgtcctgcctgtttcccaggcgtcgtggagccccgtgtggcagagggcagagtggtgccgctgaatccgagtgctggctgtagatgcctctcgtggcttggtgtcttctggctgtcattggggacagtgtttggaggaggatgggtttggagggagggagccgagtggcctgccattctccgcgtcagcttgtggatgtgttggaagcaagtctgcgctatgaggcggacgttttcccaggcgcaggggctgtggttgtgggtgcggaggaatttctggatgtggtggaagtatctggtgatgttgaggttgcggggcccttggcttttgaaatgcctgctgccagctgtgaggcattgctggaggtgttggatttgatgctgaagctggttgaggagcttggttctgttgtgccagtgcgcgggggtgttttcttcgctgagagtggtgaagaggtggttgagggtgcggaggatggcggcggtggcttgttgtgggtcgtggattgccaggagggtgtcggggaaggggagaggctcgtcgtgttgggcgcaggatggaggcgagctgggagccatgtcgttgaggagctggaggctgtgccagttgaaggtgctctgttgggtgcggaggttggcgcagccgagggcagtggcgagagcgggcaggaggagcaggagcacgggggtgccatgccacaggcaggggtgtcgtgttgcaggcgcaggcatggtggtgTGTTCGGTTGCgcggtggtgcggtgcaggaggcttgtcagccttggtggtgttggcgagcggtgtgcttgaggctgtgctgtgtgcgcgtctttatttggtgcggcatctttcccttttccgttttctagttgcgaagaatttcctgctctcgttttcggttttggttgttggctttggtggcttttgcggtgtttgcggaagtgtGCTTGTgggccggcgtgtttgtggtgtgtgggggaggtctggctgttgccttgttgtgtttgcatgggggatgtgaaagtgcccatggtggaggcctttggggcagctgtgctggtgggggtgtgttggggtgtttccctttcgccttgctgttgtggtgtggtggccgcttagtgcgtttgaatttccctgcctccccagctctgttttcttgatgtaatgtcctcgcattcgttgtgttgcttttgctttcaggctgccggttctttttgttttcccgttagcgtgtgagtgctcttcgtgctctgggagtgttgccgtgtgccgtattttgggggagcgttgggtggcgtgtggtgcagcctggcacgttgggcaggttgttgtagaggaggtggctcagggcttcATGCAGTTGAGCTTTGAGTGTGTGCCTGGACGAAGGTGCCATAGTTTGTGTGCTGCCCTTTAGTGTGTTTGCGTCCCGCGATggttggcgtgtgtgtgtgtgcgcgcgtgcgtgggtgttttgtgctgcttggggAAGAAATTGTGGTGTTTGCGCTCCTGCCTTTGCGTGTGGTGGTGAGCGTGTGTCCGTGCGAgcggagtctggctctgccttctctgcctgcttgcctgcagtgTGCATCGAGAGGCCGAGAATGGCCCTTGGCGGGGATGGTGGTATGGTTCTGTTGGGAAGAGGCGTGGGGAGgtgtgtggtgcagggcagaggtggaaggagggttgttcggagggggttgttggtgtgtgaggtgtttgtgcagcgtggtgttgagaagggtgaaagctggaggggagagggcatggcGCCTGTGGGTACCACATTTGAGCGTGCAAGTGTCATTGTGGGAAGGCGTTGGTCGCCGTTTGGAGTGGTAGTGCAGAGtcggtgcagagctgcagaggtgtgagctgTGTGGGATGACGGAGAGGTGGTTGGTCAGGTTGTTGAATTGGAGAGGTGGAGCGGAGGGCAAGCGCCTGGGAAGCCCGGAGAGCGTGGGCTGGGGTGGAGGCGgggttgtgctgtgtgtgcaggggagtgTTGAGCGCGTGGAGGTCTGGAGCGGGACAGGTGGCGAAGCAGGCCGGAGTTTGTGGGGCGAGGCTGAGGGGAGAGAtgaggagaggtggtggtggagtgggggtgtgctgcaggcgtagtgctgaagagtgaggggcagatgctgccttgctttgggaggaggagagagccggGGAGTGAGAGGTGCTGGTCGTCCCGGTTGACTTGCAGCCCCCGAGTAGGTGCTGGAAGGGACAATAGGGGTGGTtgccaggtgtcctgggggttgCTGGGGCGCGTTGAAGAGAATCTGGTCCCGGTGGTGATGGATGAAGTGCTGTGGCGAGCTGGCGTGTTGGAGCCGCTAGTGAGGCGGAAGGAAGAGGCGTTGGCTGGTGCAAAGGGGTGGGGAAGCGCCTCGGTGTGGCGCGGGGCCACGGAGAGCTGTGTGATCTTCCAGGAGTGCCTGCTGGGAGCCTGTGAATGGTCTGTGGCGATGTGGGGCCCGTGGAGGAGTCGTGGCAGGCGGGCAGTGTGGGTGAAGATGGCGCTGTTGGCCaagcaagaggggagagcagaggtggtgttgggagggcgaggagaggctgcttgggaggggaatggagagcctgtgtgggcgtgtagggttggagtcaggcaaggccaaggtgaggtggagctggaaggagaagggtttCTGCAGGTCGCTGGGTGATCAGTGTCAGGCTAAGGAGAGCATGGGCGAGTGTCTGCCTGGGTACGGGAAGGTAGTGAGAAGGgcttgggaagaggctgaggtcCTGGGAGCCTGTTGTGTGCTGGTTGTTGTTGGTAAGGCTTGTGCTTGGGCCTCGCAAGTGTGTGGGGCTGTTTGGAGAGGCTGTGTGGGAGTGAAGGTGTGCTCACGGGTCGGGGAAGGAAGAGGCGGGGGTCCGTTAAGGCCCTTGGGTGTGCAGGAGTGCCTGTGAGCACATGGGATGCGGCCGTGGGTGTTGAAGGAGGTGTTGGACGTCTTTGGGAGGGCGCTGCGTCTCCCTGTTGCGAGGTGCTTTTGGCCATTGGAGGAGGTCGGTGCCGAGTGGCAAAAGGCAGGCGTTGGTGCCGTGCTGGCGAagggcgagggggaggatggagggaagcggAGGC
It contains:
- the LOC135324804 gene encoding interferon-like, which encodes MPAPATRHPCLWHGTPVLLLLLPALATALGCANLRTQQSTFNWHSLQLLNDMAPSSPPSCAQHDEPLPFPDTLLAIHDPQQAATAVLRILQHLFTTLSNETIPAHWDTHAHQQLLNQLHDQIQHLQQCLPGDNTHFKSQGPRNPWLSITRYFRRIQDFLRTHHHSPCAWDNVRLQAHTCFQRIHHLTRTMAD